In the Mytilus galloprovincialis chromosome 10, xbMytGall1.hap1.1, whole genome shotgun sequence genome, one interval contains:
- the LOC143047335 gene encoding uncharacterized protein LOC143047335: MVKMEDPNHCNNYFAGAQERVIKKSYIQRIVDYIAMITGNGKIQNIYIYPDISVEQGSNTLDILSYKDKSGRSKLDIKLPTGSKFKYFSKTQDGTEFKAELNLNVSNKNAAQRKGRTEKKKRQTNENVVTRDQTTCIDKNIQDNPQFRHLDNFESFLDRNLGQSIQFQNASAGSCRTRKEQEKGLRMAIAYRGEEIRLKSFSTEEIYIYQETCLLILLKYSKGNMQRRKTCRLFICGDKMYSPSAFLQKVQEQGTEEFNQAIYVMAFSETDGYLNIEFMKGISKELAISIAKVIQNNSLEMELLRLADILRLFETNDIFEQRNPEDSIMGTRKNNDNHLNDINDNCIQYNGMDAYQGSTDRPIQHHVNNNSDNDALLNDSHRNKFIEPKTVNVDSNNAVKGLRNNTGLRTQWTDRSKKKNSKVRTQSKPVRELKIYLQSVEVDFAGLVNEYFEDNIIRQAVYGFCSPDVTRRNKTSFGRPNVPWPSMHPLLPYKLRYLDENEETSDFHRYPEQHNEVQNDPNTENLDNFSSDDDTDQYDSCISECADGIDSNNDQDND; this comes from the exons ATGGTAAAAATGGAGGATCCAAACCATTGCAATAACTATTTTGCAGGAGCACAAG AACGAGTTATTAAGAAGTCCTATATTCAAAGGATTGTGGATTATATTGCCATGATTACCGGAAATGGAAAAATccaaaatatctatatatatcccGACATTTCTGTTGAACAAGGAAGCAACACATTAGATATACTTAGTTACAAAG aCAAATCAGGTCGTTCCAAGTTAGATATTAAACTGCCTACTGGTTCTAAGTTTAAATACTTCTCAAAAACTCAAGATGGAACTGAATTCAAAGCTGAACTAAATCTAAACG TATCAAATAAAAATGCCGCCCAACGTAAAGGGAGAACAGAAAAGAAAAAGCGACAAACCAATGAGAATGTTGTAACCAGAGACCAAACAACGTGCATTGATAAGAATATACAAG aTAATCCACAATTTCGACACCTAGACAACTTTGAAAGCTTTCTAGATAGGAATCTGGGTCAGTCTATACAATTTCAAAATGCTAGTGCTGGCTCCTGTAGAACTAGAAAAG AACAAGAAAAAGGATTGAGAATG GCCATCGCCTACAGGGGAGAAGAAATAAGACTCAAATCTTTTAGCACAGAGGAAATATACATATATCAAGAAACGTGTTTGCTGATATTACTGAAATATTCAAAAGGGAATATGCAACGTAGAAAAACGTGCAGACTCTTCATTTGCGGAGACAAAATGTATTCACCATCTGCGTTTTTGCAGAAAGTACAAGAACAAGGAACAGAGGAATTTAACCAAGCTATATATGTAATGGCGTTTTCTGAAACAGACGGTTACCTCAATATTGAATTTATGAAAGGTATAAGTAAAGAGCTGGCAATCTCAATTGCAAAGGTAATCCAAAATAATAGTTTGGAAATGGAACTATTAAGACTAGCAGATATCCTTCGTTTATTCGAAACAAATGATATTTTCGAACAAAGGAATCCGGAAGATTCCATTATGGGCACGAGGAAAAATAACGATAATCATCTCAATGACATTAATGATAATTGTATTCAGTATAATGGTATGGATGCTTATCAGGGAAGTACGGACCGGCCTATTCAACATCATGTGAATAACAACTCAGATAATGATGCTTTACTCAATGATAGCCATAGGAATAAGTTTATTGAACCGAAAACTGTAAATGTTGATAGCAATAATGCAGTAAAGGGATTGCGCAATAACACGGGCTTACGTACACAATGGACTGACCGATCGAAAAAGAAAAATTCCAAAGTAAGAACACAATCAAAACCAGTCCGAGAATTAAAAATATACTTGCAATCAGTAGAAGTTGACTTTGCGGGTTTagtaaatgaatattttgaagatAATATAATACGACAAGCAGTTTATGGATTCTGTAGTCCAGATGTAACTCGGCGAAATAAGACTTCATTTGGTAGACCGAACGTCCCATGGCCAAGTATGCACCCACTCTTACCCTACAAACTACGATACCTGGACGAAAACGAGGAAACATCAGACTTTCATCGTTACCCGGAACAGCATAATGAAGTTCAGAATGATCCAAATACAGAAAATCTAGACAATTTTTCTAGTGATGACGATACTGATCAATATGATAGTTGTATTAGTGAATGTGCAGACGGAATAGACAGTAATAATGATCAAGATAATGATTGA